One Anser cygnoides isolate HZ-2024a breed goose chromosome 4, Taihu_goose_T2T_genome, whole genome shotgun sequence genomic region harbors:
- the HOPX gene encoding homeodomain-only protein isoform X2 has product MDAEKPVTPTEEQLEILEYNFCKVNKHPDPTTLCLIAAETGLSEEQTLKWFKQRLAQWRKSEGLPSESGSVRD; this is encoded by the exons ATGGACGCAGAAAAGCCAGTGACTCCCACCGAGGAGCAGCTGGAGATCCTGGAGTACAACTTCTGCAAGGTGAACAAGCATCCTGACCCCACCACGCTGTGCCTCATTGCAGCTGAAACCGGGCTTTCCGAGGAGCAGACCCTG aaATGGTTCAAGCAGCGCCTGGCACAGTGGAGGAAGTCTGAAGGGCTGCCCTCAGAAAGCGGCTCTGTCAGGGACTAG
- the ARL9 gene encoding ADP-ribosylation factor-like protein 9 isoform X3: MYLPQVLLLIYVVDSADHARLPVAKELLHQLIENNSTLPVVVLANKQDLEGAYCITDIHDALALSDIGDKRKMFLIGTHVAEDGSEISSSMKDAKELIAELFLELQ, translated from the exons ATGTACCTGCCCCAAGTGCTGTTGCTGATCTATGTCGTGGACTCAGCTGATCATGCTCGACTGCCTGTGGCGAAAGAGCTGCTTCATCAACTGATCGAGAACAACTCCACCCTGCCAGTGGTGGTTCTGGCCAACAAGCAG GACCTCGAAGGTGCATATTGCATCACAGATATCCACGATGCTCTGGCACTGTCTGATATCGGGGACAAGAGGAAGATGTTCTTGATTGGTACCCACGTGGCAGAGGATGGCTCAGAGATCTCCTCCAGCATGAAGGATGCCAAGGAGCTGATAGCAGAGCTGTTTTTGGAACTGCAGTGA
- the SPMAP2L gene encoding sperm microtubule associated protein 2-like: MLSNDVTKCLNSLLVFQVSCHLSTHSHDRQDTRTRRTQESALCKQSQQPTCTALGNSVLKKACVGKPRNNLDPLKGSCNSSAIPKNSGTSQTQARLRQAPWQVSKFALQAIASPRILELARAKRLNPDYVPPRDAQWPVTKAAKQAVATPRLVELAQPRKRPPMDLAQFNPDAFTVKESAKKATCSARIHDLARPIKR, translated from the exons ATGCTGTCGAATG ATGTTACCAAGTGTTTAAATTCGCTTCTTGTCTTTCAAGTTTCTTGCCACTTGTCTACACATTCACACGACAG ACAGGATACAAGAACTCGCAGAACCCAAGAAAGTGCCTTGTGCAAACAGTCCCAG CAACCCACCTGCACAGCATTAGGAAATTCAGTGCTGAAGAAG GCTTGTGTGGGGAAACCAAGAAACAATCTGGACCCTCTCAAGGGAAGCTGCAACAGCTCAGCCATCCCCAAGAACAGTGGCACTAGCCAAACCCAAGCAAGACTTCGGCAAGCACCATGGCAG GTTTCCAAGTTTGCTCTGCAGGCCATTGCGAGCCCTCGGATCCTAGAGCTGGCTCGGGCAAAAAGACTGAACCCTGACTACGTGCCCCCGCGGGATGCTCAGTGGCCAGTGACAAAGGCCGCGAAACAGGCAGTGGCCACACCGAGGCTTGTGGAACTGGCCCAGCCTCGTAAAAG GCCTCCTATGGACTTGGCTCAGTTCAACCCCGATGCCTTCACGGTGAAGGAGAGTGCTAAGAAGGCAACTTGTTCCGCTCGGATCCACGATCTGGCTCGTCCGATTAAGCGCTAA
- the HOPX gene encoding homeodomain-only protein isoform X1: MVRQLGWECCCHSQETEAVPGPIAQKEMDAEKPVTPTEEQLEILEYNFCKVNKHPDPTTLCLIAAETGLSEEQTLKWFKQRLAQWRKSEGLPSESGSVRD, translated from the exons ATGGTGAGGCAGCTCGGCTGGGAGTGTTGCTGCCACAGccaggaaactgaggcag TGCCTGGCCCCATAGCCCAGAAGGAAATGGACGCAGAAAAGCCAGTGACTCCCACCGAGGAGCAGCTGGAGATCCTGGAGTACAACTTCTGCAAGGTGAACAAGCATCCTGACCCCACCACGCTGTGCCTCATTGCAGCTGAAACCGGGCTTTCCGAGGAGCAGACCCTG aaATGGTTCAAGCAGCGCCTGGCACAGTGGAGGAAGTCTGAAGGGCTGCCCTCAGAAAGCGGCTCTGTCAGGGACTAG
- the ARL9 gene encoding ADP-ribosylation factor-like protein 9 isoform X1: protein MGSRLRPAALCAAAMAMAGGAALAAWAWACLRGRAPPPAAEQGKRQSKQILVLGLDGAGKTSVLHSLATNQVKRSVAPTQGFNAICINTEESQMEFLEIGGGESLRSYWKMYLPQVLLLIYVVDSADHARLPVAKELLHQLIENNSTLPVVVLANKQDLEGAYCITDIHDALALSDIGDKRKMFLIGTHVAEDGSEISSSMKDAKELIAELFLELQ from the exons ATGGGCAGCCGCCTGCGGCCCGCGGCGCTCTGCGCGGCCGCCATGGCCAtggcgggcggcgcggccctGGCGGCCTGGGCGTGGGCCTgcctgcggggccgggcaccgccgcccgccgccgagCAG GGTAAGCGGCAAAGCAAGCAGATACTGGTGCTGGGCCTGGATGGCGCAGGGAAGACCAGCGTTCTCCACTCGCTGGCAACTAACCAGGTGAAGCGCAGCGTGGCTCCCACCCAGGGCTTCAACGCCATCTGTATCAACACCGAGGAGTCCCAGATGGAGTTTCTGGAGA TTGGGGGCGGTGAATCTCTGCGTTCATACTGGAAGATGTACCTGCCCCAAGTGCTGTTGCTGATCTATGTCGTGGACTCAGCTGATCATGCTCGACTGCCTGTGGCGAAAGAGCTGCTTCATCAACTGATCGAGAACAACTCCACCCTGCCAGTGGTGGTTCTGGCCAACAAGCAG GACCTCGAAGGTGCATATTGCATCACAGATATCCACGATGCTCTGGCACTGTCTGATATCGGGGACAAGAGGAAGATGTTCTTGATTGGTACCCACGTGGCAGAGGATGGCTCAGAGATCTCCTCCAGCATGAAGGATGCCAAGGAGCTGATAGCAGAGCTGTTTTTGGAACTGCAGTGA
- the ARL9 gene encoding ADP-ribosylation factor-like protein 9 isoform X2, giving the protein MGKETLAWLWHLSIQTGKRQSKQILVLGLDGAGKTSVLHSLATNQVKRSVAPTQGFNAICINTEESQMEFLEIGGGESLRSYWKMYLPQVLLLIYVVDSADHARLPVAKELLHQLIENNSTLPVVVLANKQDLEGAYCITDIHDALALSDIGDKRKMFLIGTHVAEDGSEISSSMKDAKELIAELFLELQ; this is encoded by the exons ATGGGGAAGGAAACTCTGGCCTGGCTATGGCATCTGTCGATTCAGACG GGTAAGCGGCAAAGCAAGCAGATACTGGTGCTGGGCCTGGATGGCGCAGGGAAGACCAGCGTTCTCCACTCGCTGGCAACTAACCAGGTGAAGCGCAGCGTGGCTCCCACCCAGGGCTTCAACGCCATCTGTATCAACACCGAGGAGTCCCAGATGGAGTTTCTGGAGA TTGGGGGCGGTGAATCTCTGCGTTCATACTGGAAGATGTACCTGCCCCAAGTGCTGTTGCTGATCTATGTCGTGGACTCAGCTGATCATGCTCGACTGCCTGTGGCGAAAGAGCTGCTTCATCAACTGATCGAGAACAACTCCACCCTGCCAGTGGTGGTTCTGGCCAACAAGCAG GACCTCGAAGGTGCATATTGCATCACAGATATCCACGATGCTCTGGCACTGTCTGATATCGGGGACAAGAGGAAGATGTTCTTGATTGGTACCCACGTGGCAGAGGATGGCTCAGAGATCTCCTCCAGCATGAAGGATGCCAAGGAGCTGATAGCAGAGCTGTTTTTGGAACTGCAGTGA
- the SRP72 gene encoding signal recognition particle subunit SRP72, whose translation MAAATKAATAAAAAAAALWSEVNRCGQNGDFARALKSVNKILQISKDDVTALHCKVVCLIQNGSFKEALSVINTHSKVLSSDVIAFEKAYCEYRLNRIENALKTIQSASQQTDKLKELYGQVLYRLERYDDCLVAYRDLIRNSQDEYEEERKTNLSAVVAAQSTWERVMPEDLGLRETTYELCYNSACALIGQGKLNEAMKKLRKAEELCRQSLSEDTDVTEEDIEAELAIIHGQMAYIMQLQGRTEDALQLYNQIIKLKPTDVGLLAVIANNIITINKDQNVFDSKKKVKLTNAEGVEHKLSKKQLQAIEFNKALLAMYTNQADQCRKLSASLQSQSPEHLLPVLIQAAQLCREKQHAKAIGLLQDFAEQHPANAAEIKLTMAQLKIAQGSVTKACMILRSIEELQHKPGMVSALVTMYSHEEDIDSAIEVFTQAIQWYQQFQAKSPVHLSLIREAANFKLKHGRKKEAISDLEELWKQNPKDVHTLAQLISAYSLVDPEKAKVLSKHLPSSDTMSLKVDVDALENSHGATYVRKKAGKLTGDNQQKEQGQGEVKKKKKKKKGKLPKNYDPKVTPDPERWLPMRERSYYRGRKKGKKKDQVGKGTQGSTTAGSSELDASRTASSPPTSPRPGSAAAVSAASNVIPPRHQKPAGAPATKKKQQQKKKKGGKSGW comes from the exons atggcggcggcgaccaaggcggccaccgcggcggcggcggcggcggcagcgctgTGGAGCGAGGTGAACCGCTGCGGGCAGAACGGCGACTTCGCCCGCGCCCTCAAGTCCGTTAACAAAA tactGCAGATTAGCAAAGACGATGTGACTGCACTTCATTGTAAAGTGGTGTGTCTTATCCAGAACGGGAGTTTCAAGGAAGCCCTCAGCGTAATCAACACCCACAGTAAAGTATTGTCCAG TGATGTTATTGCCTTCGAGAAGGCCTACTGTGAATACAGGTTGAATCGTATCGAAAATGCTCTCAAGACCATTCAGAGCGCCAGTCAGCAGACGGACAAACTGAAGGAGCTCTATGGACAAGTG CTGTACAGGTTGGAGCGTTACGATGACTGTCTGGTTGCATACCGGGATCTCATACGCAACTCCCAGGATGAGtatgaggaagagagaaaaaccaACCTCTCTGCGGTTGTGGCAGCACAAAGCACGTGGGAGAGAGTGATGCCA GAGGATCTGGGCCTTCGAGAAACTACTTACGAGCTGTGTTATAACAGCGCATGCGCGTTGATCGGGCAAGGAAAGCTGAACGAAGCCATGAAGAAACTACGGAAAGCAGAAG AGCTGTGTCGCCAGTCACTCTCAGAAGACACT GACGTGACTGAGGAGGACATCGAGGCTGAACTGGCCATTATTCACGGTCAGATGGCGTATATCATGCAACTGCAGGGTCGTACAGAGGATGCCCTACAGCTCTACAATCAAATAATCAAGTTGAA GCCAACAGATGTAGGACTACTTGCTGTCATTGCAAATAACATCATCACAATTAACAAG gacCAAAACGTTTTTGACTCAAAGAAAAAGGTCAAGCTGACCAATGCGGAAGGTGTTGAGCATAAACTCTCCAAGAAACAGCTCCAGGCGATTGAATTCAACAAAGCTTTGCTGGCAATGTACACTAACCAG GCGGATCAGTGCCGCAAGCTGTCAGCAAGCCTGCAGTCACAGAGCCCTGAGCATCTGCTCCCTGTGCTCATCCAGGCTGCCCAGCTGTGTCGTGAGAAGCAGCATGCCAAGGCCATAGGGCTTCTGCAG GactttgcagagcagcacccTGCCAACGCAGCTGAGATCAAACTGACGATGGCCCAGCTAAAAATTGCTCAAG GCAGTGTCACCAAAGCCTGTATGATTCTGAGGAGCATAGAGGAACTGCAGCACAAGCCTGGTATG GTGTCTGCGTTGGTGACAATGTATAGTCATGAAGAAGACATAGACAGTGCCATCGAGGTCTTCACACAGGCTATCCAGTGGTATCAGCAATTCCAGGCAA AGTCTCCTGTTCATCTGTCACTGATAAGGGAAGCTGCTAACTTCAAATTAAAGCATGGCAGGAAGAAGGAAGCAATCAGCGACTTGGAGGAGCTCTGGAA gCAAAACCCGAAAGACGTGCACACTCTGGCACAGCTCATCTCTGCCTACTCCCTTGTGGACCCTGAAAAAGCTAAAGT TCTCAGCAAACATTTGCCTTCCTCGGACACCATGTCACTGAAGGTAGATGTTGATGCCCTGGAGAACTCCCATGGAGCGACTTATGTTCGGAAGAAAGCTGGGAAGCTCACTGGAGACAACCAGCAGAAAGAGCAAGG ACAAGGGgaggtgaagaaaaagaagaagaagaagaaag GAAAGCTGCCCAAGAACTATGACCCCAAGGTAACTCCTGACCCTGAGCGGTGGCTTCCAATGCGAGAACGTTCCTACTATCGTGGAcggaagaaggggaagaagaaggatCAGGTTGGCAAAGGAACTCAGGGTTCAACCACAGCTGGTTCCTCTGAACT GGATGCCAGCAGGACTGCCAGCAGCCCACCTACCTCCCCTCGGCCCGGCAGTGCTGCAGCTGTATCGGCTGCAAGCAACGTCATCCCTCCCAGGCACCAGAAACCTGCTGGTGCCCCAGCCACCAAgaagaaacaacagcagaagaagaagaaagggggTAAAAGCGGATGGTAA